The genomic segment AACTCGCATATGAAAATTAATATTTGTTTCTCATCAGGAGGCTCAATAAACACTCATAACATaattttctggcaattatttcatggttcagccTTGAAATTAATAAACATATCAATAAGACCTCCTCACCTCAAAATTCTcatatatttctttctttctttttttcggtTGATTTGTAAGCAGaatattcagtttttctttcatcatatttttaaatcagaagTCTAGCTTATATTTTAATTTCTGAGTGCTTTTTGTGCCTAGTTTTAGTTGTTAGTTTTGGTTTAGTTAACTGCTATAACCTTGTGATGAACATGTAACCTGCAGAAAGATGATGACAGAGAAGCAACTCATTTAAAAATGCTACAGCCCCATTAggagcccctctggcttctacTGGcacatttgcagtttttttaTGGTAATAGTCTCGTTAAAATATTAGAATAACCTCCGGCACCAACAATGTTTGGCAAAATATAAATGCAATGCAAAAGAAAactcaattttcttttttttttagatgttttaatgtctctgtCCATGTCTTACATTTTATATCTGTGAATTTGTTATATATTCTTACATCTATCAAGGTAATAGTTCTTGGGGGGGGATTTTGCTCTAAAAGTATGAAATGTGTGACTCTTTGAGCAGATCCTCCTGACATCTACATCTATACCCGGTATGAGGGGGAGGCCAGTGTGATGAACACTCTCTTTTGTGTGGCCAACCACTTCTACCCACCCACCATCAACTTCACATGGACCAAGAATGGAGTGGAGCTCACAGAGGGCGTGGCAAACTTACGCTATCGTCACAATCGTGATGGGACATTCCACATGATTTCTACGCTTCTGTTCACTCCACAGCCTGGAGACCATTATATCTGCACGGTGGAGCATCAAGCTGCCAAAGTGCCTGTCAGCAAGAGCTGGGGTAGGATtattaccttataatataaagtgcctgaagtaactgttgttgtgatttggcacttcataaataaaattgaattaaactgaactgaactgttttTATGAATAAGCCAAGGACTCTTGAGATTCTCCCCAGTAGACAATCAGGTGACGATACCAATTTTAGAACCTTCCTGCAATACCAATACTGTGTTagattacatttttctttttacatgtaAGGTCTGCAACATTATCGCTTTCATACCGTCCTAGATTGGCAACTAAAGTAAAGCTGTTTGAAGCAAAAAGTAGCCTCCTAACGTTCATGTTCTGTGAATCGGGGAACCCTCCATCTACTGTCTGATGacttatatttaatttatgcttcCTTTTGTCACCCTTTTAAACAGTTGGACATGTCAAAAATCATATCACAATTCACTGGATTTGTATTGTGATATGGTTTTTGTAAACCTGGCTCTTGGTTGGAGGCATGGATCTATGAGAGGGTTCGGTCATGTTAATGCTGGAGCTCAGAAATATCCAGCttagagagagggaggaggtaCAACAGTTTCAAAAAATAAGGAATCCTGGAGACAATgttaaaacatacaaaaaaaaacaaaaaacgaaaatgattttttcatttgACTTTTTCTATTCACACACCAGTGCTGATGCAGAGTTGCAGCACTTACAACTTAGGAGAAAACTATAATGAGTCCAAGCGTGCCTCAAGCAAAAAATATGTTTGGCTTTGGTTGCTGACATGTGCAACATGCCAATATTAGGGGCTTTTGGGCTAGCTAGAGGATATCCAGGAAAAGATTTCCTGTTCTCTGTGCTGGTAACTGTTGACAAATGTAGATACATTTTTAAAGGCTAAAGAAAAACTGAGTAGCTTTCATGTGAAAGCCAGTGTTTTCTTGACTGAAGCATAATCCTTTTTTCACACCTTTACCTGCATACAACCAAACCCTGTTCGAATGCAGTTTAGAAACATTAAAAGCTTTGCTAACAGATTCTTTGCAGTATTGCACAGATATCTGTTTATCATGATAAATGTTTTCTTGACCTATACATCCGCCCCCACAATGCCCCCTTTGCAGactctatattaaaaaaaaagtcatctggCTTCCTATGTTTACCTTAAATAACAGCAGTCATAGAATTATTACAAGAAGGCCTTTTTAGACATAAACAGATGcagttttcagtcattttcaaacTACACAagtaaaagatgtttttttttttttattttattttcagagtTGAAGGAAAACAAGATGAGCAGAGTGAGCCCTGAAGCCGTGTTTTTCGGTGTGAGTGTCGTTTTGTGCCTGATGGGATTCGGGACCGGAGTCTTCTTTTTCATCAAGCAGCCAAATTAATGTCTTCAAATTTGAGATTGAGTTTATTAAATTAACTTTAATCATTCAGTCCTTAATCCCCTGATTAATTGGTTTTGTATGTACAAGCAAAACCcatcaaaaaacataaaaatacagtatCTTGTGCTTACAGATAACTTCTTTATATCACTGCATTAATAGTGAATGACAGTTTGTTTACTTAATGTGTTTAATGTGTACTTAcaatttgtattgtttttcactTGATGATGTGGTGTTAATATACTTTTTAATAAAGAGATCATTACTGGGTTGTTATATGATCAACGGTGTATGCCTTTATAACACGCAGACCTACAAAAGAATTTGTGTAGAATAATTCCTCCCTGCTGAGGATTTATagataaataaagcaaaaatcttGCACAACTGTGAACTAAAGAGTTGTGacgtctttgtttgtttggtttgagGCAGGTATGCGCGCTTGTTTAATAGTTTTTGAAGACTAGCACGTTGGTGCCCTCTGCTGCGCTCCTGGCTGAATGGCAGCCGGGTCAGCAGGAATGTCCGGCGGCGCTGTTGTTTCGTTTATTTTTGTCCCCCTATCAACGGACTCCCCTTATGTAGTTCCACAACACGCATGTGACACGATCCACAAACTCTGGCGACATGAGTGCTGATAGTTGTGGTGGAAAAGTAGCTTTACGGAATCTGGTTAACTCCATCAACTGCATCCGAGACCGAGTCAGAGGTAACTGTGCCACATTATCTGTCTGTGTTGTCACAAATGAAACTGCTTAACCATAAAAGCTTATGTCAAGCTAGCTAAACGTGCTAATATATGTGCTAACATTCGTATAAACTTTCTTAATGTTAACTGTTGTAGATTTACGAGTTTAACTGTTTGTTAAACTCGATTCGTGTGTTTAGCAGCAGTTAACGACTTTGACGTCTGTTTGTTAGCAGACAAAGACGGGGATTTAGCTAATTTAACATACAGCGATAAAGACATTTGGCACTTTATTACGTGACCCAGCTACATTTAGCTGCTAATTCCTGTTCGCTTTTATTCAGGTTTTTATTCCCAGGTTTTGTAGAAAATGGAGGTTGGGGCTTTTTGTCTTGctttttcagttatttcatGTTGTCCTCATCTTCACTGACCTAAATGGGACATTAGACCTCAGTGTTACTCGGTATTTTCATGAGTCAGTTTTGTGAACAAAAACAACTGATTGTGCAGGATATAACAATACTTAAAGGTTTGCTTTTACAAAAGAGTGTAAAGCTGGAATACGAAAAAGATAAAGTGGACAATATCAGACATTTTAATacgaaaaaaaatgtttatccaGACAAACATACAGAGAGGAACTAAAGCGCCACTCAGCCCTAAGTGGCCCTTCAGTTACTGccaaaaatccaaaacaacTACTGTGTTGTCGTCATCAAAATATTCAGACATTTCATTATGTCCAAAACAGTGGCTAGCTAATTGTAGTTGATGGGAGGTTTTGGTCTTCCCTCTGAAGAAAACCTAGTATATAAAAGcccaaatatgtttttgtttttttgtccagaaatgacacagaaaTGCACTGAGTTCTGTTAACACTTGAGAAGATGAGTCTGATCAAAACTGACACCTTTAATCCAAGAAACCCTTAAATGTTAAAGATTGTAAgaaaga from the Oreochromis aureus strain Israel breed Guangdong linkage group 5, ZZ_aureus, whole genome shotgun sequence genome contains:
- the LOC116331092 gene encoding H-2 class II histocompatibility antigen, A-U alpha chain-like, coding for MTKYRRTAWRDERAQSHNFHYIYGCYESDDVRVDAVVDGDVVAYADFNKEEVVWVLPHLPQPAKDFKKMAYGVAKASTAHCHSVLGKAKNADPGAPLRQDPPDIYIYTRYEGEASVMNTLFCVANHFYPPTINFTWTKNGVELTEGVANLRYRHNRDGTFHMISTLLFTPQPGDHYICTVEHQAAKVPVSKSWELKENKMSRVSPEAVFFGVSVVLCLMGFGTGVFFFIKQPN